The segment TAGCTTTTCGTTGATGTTTCAAGATTACTATGTTGTGAAGACAGTTATTGTTTGTCCGAACGACTGGAAACAACAAAGAAAGATAGTAAAAGATATCTTATTTGTTCATAGTTTTACAAGCTCTGTTTCTTCTGAATCGAGTTTACATCAACAGAAACCACACGTTGGTCTGGTCTGGTCTTGCAAACTTCGATTGATCTCTCCATCTGCGAAAATATGTACATTGAAgatggagaaaaaaaagaagaaagaaagcttTGTTCTTCGTGCCTTTCTTGAGCTTTTCTTTGTAATAGGGAAGATATCCACTACTCTTATCTCTTCATATCTTAATCTTGACTTCTTCCTCTGCTATAAGGaccagaaaattaaaaaaaaaaggaatagaTCCAGAGTTTATTCAGTAACCAAGTAACTGTTTCTTGTCCCTCGAACAAGAACCAAAACACTCAGCTTGTAGCTTCAGAGATGCTCTGAAGAGAGGGCTTCCATGTTTTAGACTTTAAGAAAGAAGCTGAACTCTGCTTCCCCTGTTTCTTCTCCTGCCAACAAATCACAAAACCCATTAACTCTGTTAAACCCATGTTCTTCCAAAACAAatcagttttgaaaaaaaaaaatcagttatgAAGAATCTACCGGAACATTCTTCTCCAACAACTTCTTCACCGTAGTCATCGCCTCGGTGTGGTGCTTCTTCGTCTTCGCGCATTTCTTCTCCCTTAAGACCTTCATCACTTCTGTTAAATATCACCAAAATTCATCATAAACTCCAAATCACACGGTtgtaaaaaacagaggaaaacagaacaaaagtcaacggaaaaaaaacagaggaaacagaacATAAGGGCGAACCTTGGGAAGTAATGAGACGGTAAGCATGACCAAGCACGAGACTCTCCTTAGGCCTGAGAAGATGAACACGTGTAAACCTCACGCCCTTCTTGTGTTTCTTATCGTCTCTCTTCACAGTCGTTGGAAcgttcttctcttcctcttccgtcAAAGGAATGATGAGACACACGTAGTGGCCAGGATACATACTCATGATCTCGTTGACGGAGATAGAGTTATAGTACCTGTCTATTTTGCCGCCGGGATGCTGTAGAACCAGCGCCGCCGCGTTTATCGTCTGACAATTTCCCATTTTtctaagaaataaaaaacagagaa is part of the Raphanus sativus cultivar WK10039 chromosome 5, ASM80110v3, whole genome shotgun sequence genome and harbors:
- the LOC108860289 gene encoding uncharacterized protein LOC108860289 gives rise to the protein MGNCQTINAAALVLQHPGGKIDRYYNSISVNEIMSMYPGHYVCLIIPLTEEEEKNVPTTVKRDDKKHKKGVRFTRVHLLRPKESLVLGHAYRLITSQEVMKVLREKKCAKTKKHHTEAMTTVKKLLEKNVPEKKQGKQSSASFLKSKTWKPSLQSISEATS